From the Mammaliicoccus sciuri genome, the window TTGTAAATAAAATATGCTCTGCATTTTCGATAGTTATGAGATTTAATCTAATTTGGTTAAATAGTCCATGCATTGTAATAAGTGTAAATTTTTCTAGCTCCTTTGTATTTTTAAATGTAA encodes:
- a CDS encoding DUF3969 family protein translates to MVYIDNYQIIKQRWSYIMITFKNTKELEKFTLITMHGLFNQIRLNLITIENAEHILFTTYIMNKL